One Lysinibacillus fusiformis genomic window carries:
- a CDS encoding nitroreductase family protein: protein MSEHFLSVRDAIIERRSIKKFNGQPVDREELLAIIDDAVWAPNHGNREPWRLVVACGKELFTLHDLLRDLTIPKWQDLSSEDLAKQMTKFTLPGGYAFVIVPEDARQKERLEDFAAASTFIQNMQLLAWDKGIGSCWKTPGFLDNPKCREALKVQPGERVIAMLQVGYFDDIPKAKERKTSAEIVTIFGE from the coding sequence ATGAGTGAACATTTTTTATCTGTAAGAGATGCAATTATCGAGCGCCGTTCAATTAAAAAATTTAACGGGCAGCCTGTAGACCGTGAAGAATTACTAGCAATTATTGATGATGCTGTATGGGCACCGAATCATGGAAATCGTGAACCTTGGCGTTTAGTAGTAGCGTGCGGTAAAGAGTTATTTACACTTCATGATTTATTGCGAGACTTAACTATTCCGAAGTGGCAGGATCTCTCAAGTGAAGATCTAGCAAAACAAATGACGAAATTCACTCTTCCTGGCGGTTATGCTTTTGTTATCGTACCGGAGGATGCACGCCAAAAAGAACGTCTTGAAGATTTTGCTGCTGCAAGTACTTTTATTCAAAACATGCAGTTGCTCGCGTGGGATAAAGGTATCGGCTCTTGCTGGAAAACACCAGGTTTTTTAGATAATCCGAAATGCCGAGAAGCGTTAAAGGTGCAGCCAGGTGAACGCGTTATTGCGATGTTGCAAGTTGGTTATTTTGATGATATTCCAAAGGCAAAAGAGCGTAAAACATCAGCTGAAATTGTAACGATTTTTGGTGAATAG
- a CDS encoding amidase domain-containing protein: MAKMYNRQAAVQYANLWWNRRNPAFPNFDVDCTNYISQCLLAGGAPMRGAPSRDKGWWIQQGNWSFSWSVAHSLRWYLEGSKTGLKGRRVQNAEELELGDIIFYDFQGNGRIDHSVIVTSIQNGIPYVNAHTSDSINRPYFYEDSTAYTPSMTYFYIHIDDSFA, encoded by the coding sequence GTGGCAAAAATGTATAATAGGCAGGCAGCCGTTCAGTATGCGAATTTGTGGTGGAACAGACGTAATCCTGCATTTCCGAACTTTGATGTCGATTGTACGAATTATATATCACAATGCTTACTTGCTGGGGGAGCACCAATGCGAGGTGCACCAAGCAGAGATAAGGGATGGTGGATTCAGCAGGGAAATTGGAGCTTTAGCTGGTCTGTCGCACATTCCCTTAGGTGGTATCTAGAAGGCTCCAAAACAGGCTTAAAAGGTAGGCGTGTGCAAAATGCTGAGGAGTTGGAGCTAGGGGATATTATTTTTTATGATTTTCAGGGGAATGGAAGAATTGATCACTCTGTTATTGTCACGAGTATCCAGAATGGAATCCCGTATGTGAATGCGCACACTTCGGATAGTATTAATCGACCGTATTTTTATGAGGATTCGACTGCATATACACCAAGTATGACGTATTTTTACATTCATATTGATGATAGCTTTGCTTAG
- a CDS encoding DUF2804 domain-containing protein translates to MKQHAEKEILQPTLLCDKKGNLNPASIGFARKPLINSNLSGHIMRKKKWNYWCVYGDEILFSATISHLDYAAVCFVYFLEYETQRYFEKTITVPLGGKLKMPTQVLESVSFSSSEMTIDMSYIHAETHLSVSIPNFDGDVLRANLIIQHPPADESLNVVIPWNRKTFQFTGKHHTLPTSGNVTIGNRQFIFTPEESFAVLDYGRGVWPREATWNWGMASQRVRGRRIGLNLGGKWTDGTGMTENAVFVDGKMTKIHEDLLFDYDREDFMQRWKVKTKFTNQVSLTFSPFFERVAATNARLVKSEVHQMFGYYDGSVLLDNGETLVIKQMLGCIEEHRAKW, encoded by the coding sequence GTGAAGCAGCATGCTGAGAAAGAAATCTTACAGCCTACTCTTTTATGCGATAAAAAAGGAAACTTGAATCCTGCTTCCATAGGATTTGCACGAAAACCTCTCATAAATAGCAATTTAAGTGGTCATATAATGCGCAAAAAGAAATGGAATTATTGGTGTGTATATGGTGATGAGATTTTATTCTCCGCTACTATTAGCCATCTAGATTACGCAGCGGTCTGCTTCGTATATTTCCTTGAATATGAAACACAGCGCTATTTTGAAAAAACCATAACAGTTCCACTTGGTGGCAAATTGAAAATGCCTACACAGGTGTTAGAATCAGTATCCTTTAGCAGTAGTGAAATGACTATCGATATGAGCTATATACACGCCGAAACTCATTTATCCGTTTCTATTCCTAATTTTGATGGAGACGTTTTACGTGCAAACCTTATCATTCAACACCCGCCAGCGGATGAGTCATTAAATGTGGTCATTCCTTGGAATCGCAAAACATTCCAATTTACTGGCAAACATCATACGCTACCTACCTCGGGAAATGTGACGATTGGTAATCGTCAATTTATATTTACGCCTGAAGAAAGTTTTGCCGTACTTGATTACGGACGTGGCGTTTGGCCGCGCGAAGCCACATGGAATTGGGGTATGGCGTCTCAACGTGTTCGTGGTCGGCGTATTGGACTCAATTTAGGGGGAAAATGGACAGATGGTACGGGAATGACTGAGAATGCCGTATTCGTTGATGGTAAAATGACAAAAATTCATGAGGATTTATTATTCGATTATGATCGAGAAGATTTTATGCAACGTTGGAAAGTAAAAACAAAGTTCACAAACCAGGTATCCTTAACTTTTTCTCCATTTTTTGAGCGTGTTGCGGCAACAAACGCTAGACTCGTAAAATCGGAAGTACATCAAATGTTTGGTTATTATGATGGCTCCGTTTTACTGGACAATGGTGAAACCCTCGTTATTAAACAAATGCTTGGTTGTATCGAAGAACATCGTGCAAAATGGTAA